tataagatatagataaataataatattatatttttcatacaaagaaGCATAGTTCTTTTTAAatttaacaaaaataattattaaatgataatttattttatttttaatataaaattgaaTAGATAAACATTGAATAATAGAAAAAATATTGATTCAAAAACTCCCATGCATCGCATAAGTCtcaattaattataaataaaattaaatatgaattttttaaaaagaaaagttaaCCAAAACATGAATTCctttgtaattttttttgtaattttattatgaaaaagattaatcataaattttatttctttatttattttggtaaaaaaattaattatgaattaataATGCATGAGTTGTCGCTGCTCTATTAAATTAGTTTATGAATAAAGTCGTAAACTCAATCAGCttaataatttcttttttttctttcaaatttatattaatacaAATTTGAGACTTATACTCGTAAGCAATTTATTTTGTTCaaatctaaaaattaaatttaaggtCTCAAATTTGAAATTTCGCTAGTATAAAGTTTTTGAGAAaacataattttaaataaaaaaaggaaggaaaactAAAATCCAAAGAAAAAGGCAAatgcaaaaaccaaaaaaaagaaaagaaaagaaaagaaaaaggagggCGGGGCCCGCGGGGGGTGCATGGAGCACGCTCAGTTGTACGGCTACAGGGAGAGTGTGCTGTGATCCGCTGGCCCTTTACCACGTGGCGCAATTCCTTTGAGGTCTCACAGAACTCCAGAAAACCCTCTCGTCATTTTCTCTCCGTGTGTCCCATTATCAGTCACGTAAttaccaattaattaattaattaatggattATTAAGCGTGTTGTATCATGTATAGTTCTATAAATTTGCTGCGCCATTATTACGAGAGAAGCACTctgagaaatagagagagagggCAGCGTTCGCCTTTGTCTGGCCTTTCTGAACGTTCCAATTCTCTCTCCTGTAGCGAGAAGTGTGGTCGAATTTTCTCGCATTTTCTAGCACTATTCTCTCCGCTTGCTCCACGACTTTCTGGGTTTCGAGTCCCAGGCTTTAGTTCGGAGATTTTTCAACCGTTTTAATTTTCTCGTTTCTCCCGTTTCTTCAGGTTTCTCAGCAACCAAACGGAGTGTTTTACGCCTGTTCAAGGTGATCCGGGGTCTGGTCtccagagagagagaaagagagagagagagagtattttcttctcttttcctcaGATTTCTCAGCATCTGAACAGGGGTAGCATTTGCCAaattgtttgtgtgtgtgtgagagagagagagagagagagagagagagagagagagagagagagaggttgttgGGAAAAGTGTGGAACCTGTGAACTCTGATGGCGAGGTACGGAGCGAAAAGTTCGGTTGCTTTGAGATGGGTGTCGACGATTTCTTCTGCCTTTTTCTTAGCCTCAATGCTTGTTTCTGCTGAGCGGAAGCTGAACCCTGAAGCTTCAAGCTTTAGCGAAACGGAGGAACCTGAAACTCACTACCTTCTGAAAGTTGTAAACTTCTTATGGCAATCGAATCGTTCGGGCTATCAACATGTTTGGCCGGTATGTTCAAGGACTTTCAATTTATAATTTAAGCCATGGATCTTTTTGCCCTTATCTTCTTCAATTTATTTCCCTGTTCTATTACATTGCTTTTATGTTCATTATGACAGATTTGTTTCCCATTATGTGGAACCAGACAGAATCATCTGTCTCATTTTCTCCAAATGATGGaaaattaattgaatttttaCATGTTATGCAGTTTGGTATGGTTTCCAAGAATTAATTTTAAGAAAAGTCAAATAATTGTGCGTGCTTGGTTGAGCAGATAAGATTCATTTGGTTGAAGTGAAAAAatggaaaatgtatatttttgaaatttcttttctttattatccTCCAGTTTCTCAGCAACCCAAAGGGACAATATATATTTTGGTTTGTAGTTAATGGGTATTGGTGTACAGTGATGTGCTGGGTCTGGGTTATGTAGCAGAGTTCTTAATTGTAGAAGATGATATGATAATTTCTTTTACAGGATTTGAAATTTGGATGGCAAATTGTTCTTGGAAGCATAATTGGATTCTTTGGAGCAGCATTTGGGAGTGTCGGTGGTGTTGGCGGCGGTGGCATTTTTGTTCCTATGCTTAGCCTAGTAATTGGGTTTGATCCGAAATCAGCAACAGCTATATCCAAATGTAAGATATAAGAAAGATATGTGTGAAAGATTTGCTTCTGATTTATTCTTAACGGAGCCTTGTTGAAGACACGCTGACTAATTAAATGTGATGTTAATTTTGCGTTTATTCATAGTTTCAGATTACTGTGTCCATGGATTTTTTCCCAGTGTTTCTCAATTGTTTGAGAGCAAAAGAACATTTGGACCCAAGGAACAGATCCCTTTGCTTTTCTGTTTGATACATCACCAATTTTGTTTGAACTAAGTTCAATTGTCTAGGCAGTATAGTTCATCTGATTCCGTCTCTAATGTGAGACCAAGCTTTGAAGTTTTGATTTTGGCTTTGTCTATTTTCCTGGGTTTTGCTTTGTAAAGTCATTTCCACCTGTTGAAGTGATAGATGTGGAAGAAAGAACTTAGACATGTCTTTAGAAATTGCACTTAAAATGTTTATTGAATCACTCTAGTGGAATAGAACCGTAATCGGTTGTCTGTTGGGACAGGTATGATCATGGGCGCAGCAGTTTCAACTGTTTACTATAACCTCCGGCTAAGGCATCCGACAATTGATATTCCCATCATTGACTATGATTTGGCATTGCTTATCCAACCTATGCTCATGATGGGGATTAGTATCGGAGTTGCTTTTAATGTTATTTTTGCTGACTGGATGGTCACAGTCCTGCTAATCGTTCTCTTCATTGGTAAATGATTGGTCAATTTGCAAACCTTTTTTGTGTATACCTTTTTCTTGTAACTTCCGTGGCTAATGAAGGTGGTTTTCAGGCACATCGACAAAGGCATTCTTCAAGGGTGTTGAATCATGGAAAAAAGAAACCATACTGAAAAAGGTAATTGTAAGCCTGGCCCATTCAACGAAATATGCCTCAATAGAACAATAAAGCATTACATTTTGTTTTCCTGGCATctgaaaaactctttttggtatcatatgagGTATGCGGTTAGGATTTTcagttaaaatatcattttatgaTTTAAATTTACATTATCATATTGGCAGTGGCTCAGATGTTTCCTGAGGACTTGACTTTAATGAGGATTTTTGCTTTGAAGTGTCAAATGCTTTAATTTGCAAGTCGCATCCTAATTCTATTTGAGTGTTCATGTTGAACAAAAACATCTACTATTGCCTTTTAaatctgactttttttttttttcaattaatccCAGGAGGCTGCTAAAAATTTGGTGACAAATGGTGAGTTGATCCGCTGTTTCCACTATATTACTGAAAGGCCACGAAGGATGCATATATTAATATGAATAAACGTTCTCTGAAATTGCTATGCATTTCTGTCCCTATTTTCAGGTAATGGTAATGAACATGTGGAATACAAGCCTCTTCCTGGTGCCCCAACTAATGACTCTAAAAAGGAGGCCAAGGAAGAAGCAGAGGTGAGTATGCTCTAGGAAGCTGGTTTCTAGTTTAAAGAGATGTCAAAACTGATTTATGTAACATTCCCAGGTCGGCATACTTGAAAATGTTTACTGGAAGGAATTTGGGCTTCTTGTTTTCGTTTGGGTTGCGTATCTTGCTCTTCAGATTGCTAAGGTTTTCTTTTTTCTGATATTCTATCTTGTCCGAAAGCCTACATTGTGCAATATCTCTTTTTTTGAATTCATGGGCTGATTGATTAAAAACCTTCTCGTGTTGGAAACAGAATAATACAGCTACTTGTTCAACAGCATATTGGGTATGGAACCTGTTGCAGGTACATTCTGTTGCTTTTGTTTACTCTGGGGTGGCCATCTTTTTGCTCTCATGAATCCCTGTAGTGACTCGTGTGCACCGCGTAAAACTATGACTGAATCTGCTTGAATGAACTTGATTTTAGACAGCTGTCAAGTGTGAAATTTTGAGCTAAATATGTATTGCATTCATTTGATATCTGGTTCTTAAGCATCTGAGTGACTTAACCATTTCCATGTTTGCCAGATCCCAGTTTCTCTTGGGGTGTCTGGTTATGAGGCAGTTAGCTTGTACAAGGGACGAAGAGTAATTGCATCTAAGGGAGATGCAGGCACAAATTTTAAGGTGCACCAGCTGGTTCTCTATTGCTTCTTCGGTGTATTGGCTGGCATTGTTGGTGGGCTGCTTGGTTTGGGTGGAGGATTTATTATGGGTCCCCTATTTTTGGAGCTAGGAATCCCCCCTCAGGTGAATTTTttgctttttcctttttttttttcaaaatacgtGATAGAAAATGAAAAGATACGAATAGGAAAAGGAATGTAGAAAATTTATTATAGTTGTAGGACTTTGTAAAGCTCTAT
This genomic stretch from Malania oleifera isolate guangnan ecotype guangnan chromosome 3, ASM2987363v1, whole genome shotgun sequence harbors:
- the LOC131150902 gene encoding sulfite exporter TauE/SafE family protein 3; translated protein: MARYGAKSSVALRWVSTISSAFFLASMLVSAERKLNPEASSFSETEEPETHYLLKVVNFLWQSNRSGYQHVWPDLKFGWQIVLGSIIGFFGAAFGSVGGVGGGGIFVPMLSLVIGFDPKSATAISKCMIMGAAVSTVYYNLRLRHPTIDIPIIDYDLALLIQPMLMMGISIGVAFNVIFADWMVTVLLIVLFIGTSTKAFFKGVESWKKETILKKEAAKNLVTNGNGNEHVEYKPLPGAPTNDSKKEAKEEAEVGILENVYWKEFGLLVFVWVAYLALQIAKNNTATCSTAYWVWNLLQIPVSLGVSGYEAVSLYKGRRVIASKGDAGTNFKVHQLVLYCFFGVLAGIVGGLLGLGGGFIMGPLFLELGIPPQVSSATATFAMTFSSSMSVVEYYLIKRFPVPYALYFVAVATVAAFVGQHIVRRLIIIMGRASLIIFILAFTIFVSAISLGGVGISNMIGKIEQNEYMGFENLCKYDG